The window aaaaaaaaaaaacacacacacacaacttgTAATAGATTATATGAAGTTAAGTATGCCGCTTGTTTTCCTTGAGCTAGCAGCTCAACCAAAAGGAAGATCGCAATGGGAGAGGCATAGGGGACTTTTCCAAAGTGAGGAGAAGATAAACAAACACATATCTAAGCATACCGACAGTATGCCTAGCCTTTTTCAATGCTTTGAACACAACACATgccttaccaaaaataaaacacAACACGTGACAACCTTTTGTTCATTACAAGCCACCACATGTTTCACGGAACTACTACCTAACTTCCACCTCCTTAAAAGGCTTAACAAAAGAAACCAACACACACCCCACAACGAGGGATCCAAAGACGGAAAGATTATTATGAAGATTAAGCCATCATCTGGTTAAATTCATGGAAATCAAGCACACCATTGCCATCAAGGTCAAATTTCTTAATCATGACTTCACACTCTTCATAGGATCTTTCGTCCCCAAGACGACTGAACATCGTCTGCAACCCCTTGGGAGTAATGCAACCAGACCCTTTCTCCACTTCAAACATCTCAAAAGCTCTTCTGAGATCTTCATCAACATCATCTCCACCTTGATGATCACGTTCCATCAACTTCACAAAATCTTCAAAGTCCATCAAATTGTCAGCATCTGAGTCTAGATCATTGATCACACTCTGAGCCTGCTCGTGGGACATGTACTCCCCAATGGATGCAAAGTAGGATCTGAGTTCGTAACCTGAGATTTTCCCATCACCATCACTGTCGAAATAACGAAATACTTCTCGGAGTTGGTCTTTTCTTGATcgatttttgggtgtttttggAGTGGTAATAAGCTGATCAGTCTGAGATGCACGAGGGCTGGACACATTTGACTTGGAAGAACGAAGGCGAGGGAGGCTTAACTTGAAGCTCTTGTTGGAGAACCATTTAGATGGTGATGATGGTTTGGAGACGATAACAGTTGACATGATCGGAgaggaggtggtggaagtggaAGGCCAAAGGTTGTTAAACCTAAGAACATTTAAAGGGTTTTATATAGACGAGACTGGAACTAAAGTGGAAAAGATAGAAACGTAAaggtaatttatttatttattttttttttttttccttttaaagagACTTGCGGTTTTGGGAAAGAATTGAGTATAGCAGAAGAATTGCAAAGAAGTTACGTATGAGAAAGACTCGCTGACTGCCGAGGAAAGATTTGTGTTTTGCGTCAGAGTTCCGCGTGAAAGGAAACTGCATGGCAGCTGCGTTGGGGTTATCGATTGAGAAAGAAGGTGACTTAAATTTGTGCACATCATTTACAAACATTGTAAATAAAAACAGTGAACGACTTTTGGTTGCTAGTAAAGGCAAATGatgggatttttcttttggttaaaGGAGTGTTTATTGGAGAATGGATCTGCTGCTTGTATCTTACGGGTGAGTATTCAACACTTGTCCCATTTTTGTCATTATGGATGAAGAGAGGTATTTTTATAAGCAAAAGAGACAGGTGTTGAATGTTTATCCATACAACCAAGTGATCATATGAGTAGTGAATCCAATCTCATTTATTGAGGCTTACCTCCCAAGGGAAGGAAACTTTACGAGAGTATGTGTGAAAGAGCATAGGAAAGAAACGAAAAGGGAAGGGATGACGCTCCAATAAATGAAATTACGTGACATCTAAAGATGGCTACCACATTAGTTTGATGATAAATATGTACAAATTGAATtgaaggaaagggaaggaaaacTTCATCATAACCCAATATATGAGGTTCTGGTTACTGTAGAATCTGGGATAGGCAAGTGTATGCAAttttaccccctgcttcgcaaaagaggctatttccaagttttgaatcaGTGACTAACATATCGCAATAGTACAACATAATCGTTATGCCACAATCTCTACCATTCAATAGTGCAACAACGATCCTAAATATTGATGTTAATGCTAAAATTATCATATGATCAATCTGCAATTTTAAATCTTTTGAGCCGTGCTCTTACTTCCCTTTTTCCCCACTcaccaccacacccccccccacccccaaaaaaaaaaaaaaaaaaaaaaagaaagagcaaatcaattaaaaataaaaacctcaaacCAATGAAATCGAATACCCTAATCCAAACACTTGTTGGATCACACTAAAAACAGGTATCAGACACTTGCATGGTGGCTAGCTCCAAGTCATCCAAGACACTTTTAAGTTTGCTTAAAAATcttctttttgtcttcctttTATCAATGTTGTTCGTGATCGATCGATAGATTTCACGAACCTTCTCTTCTCaccttttaatttcattttttgattttatatttgctttccctttttgttttgattgatAGATTTCACAAAATTCTGCTGCTACTTGGGAGGGTATTTTCTAACCTACCTATGAGATTTCATTTCCCTTACGTCTGCAGCTGGGTTGCAACCATTTTTTCTGATAAAGAACCCCTTAACTTCAtgattcaaataaaacaaaaagaaagaaagtgaaattagtttaaataatgaaaatggaaattttgtaatcttgattgtataatttaattaattgattttattatattttcaaattaaatatttatttttttatttttaaatagagattttttgtttgtaaaataaaataataattaaattgcGTAATGAtacaaaagtttccttttttttatttcttattcaaTTCCACTTTGCTTCCATTTATTTCCATTGCAATGGAGCTTTTGTAGAATGTGACGATCTCTTGGATTGACATAGCATAGAATATAAGGATCTAGTCCCAGGCCACTGTGTGCCTGAGATTTTATGGGTATGAGCCAGGCTAAGCTTTAATCTTACCTGATTTTTCAGTGCAAGGCGTGTCTTTAATCTTTATCAGATGTATATGATGTGGGAGAGGGTTTCCTATATGGCGGAAGGGTGAATATTTCCATCAAAAAGATGATTTACAGTACTTCTTTTGAGTGAAAGAATAAGTATGGAGAGGTTAAAAGGTATTGGTTTTGGTTAAAAATTCCCAAACATTGCATATATTCGTCCAAGATCTTGAACGTATGGCCCAAAGCCAAATCGTTGGTTGTGTTTGAAAGAATAAGTTTCGAGAGCTTAAAAATGAGAGGTTTGGATTTAAAGTTCTCAAACATTGCATTGTTAACATATTCATTTGGACCATTTTGGAGATTGGATCAAGTTCATGTGTGAGAACAATCTCGTATGTTCCTAGTCTATAGatttaaaattcattttctctttctttatttaattggtTCTTAATCCACATACCAGTTCACCATTTTCATTGGTACGTCTCTAAAAGGGATTCCTCCTCAAATTTCTAGGGATTTAAAACTGCTGAAAGTATTTAGTCATTCATATCTTGCAGGTATCTTGTTGATGCCCTTCCAACGTCAGATCAGCTCATCAAAAGGACAATCAAAATCCATCCTTTCTTTGCTTTTGTTCATTGAGATTGGAATCTTGTAATTACCTATTTTTCGAATGCAGTTTTATTAtccaaatttgaaaagaaattcaaaatcTATGTTCTCCCTCAAGTTGGAATTACACACATATTATTTTTGAAGTTTTGTGACTgacgaaggaaaaaaatttgactGCTGCCCAGGAGTTGCAACTCCTATTGCAAACCAGCGATATAGAATAATCCACCTTTCCTTTGGATTCACAAATAtcctattttttaatattttcaaaaacatccttctaaattttatttcattagctACCAGTAAGGATTGCAACAGCCGAAATTTTTCCGCGGCAATTAAAGAAGTTCTTAGAAGGCTCATTGGTTAAATTGGAAAGTTGTCCCCTATTTCCTTCCTTTTTATGCAATGTTTTGGGACTTTCAACGAAAACCAATCTTTTTAAGCTCTCCATACATATTCTTTatcacataaaaaataataataataataccttAAAACATCTTCTTTGTATTGGtatttttctccctttaaaACTTCAGTGACACATGAGAGTATTGAAATCGTGTTCAAGGTGTGGACAtagtttctacccaaaaaaaaaaaaaaaaaaaaaaaaaaaaagagagaggtagTAGGTATAGTGGCTAAGCAACTATGCTATACAAAGGTAGGAAATTTTACAAGAACCTATACCTCGCTCAAAAATGAGGAGTCAACCCAATCTCGATTGAGAGGTGTGTGCCTCCGAGAACTAATCTTCGTAATTGTTTCTTGCTTTCTTTGTGCTTTTCATTTGGAGAGGGCCTGAGTTGGAATTTTCAAGCCCAAGGGGTTAGGTGAGGTTGGACCTAAGCTTGGCCCTACCTATAGTATTACATATTATTTTTAAGTCTTTAGTATTATTTTTAATGATGATTGAtgtgttgggtcccgattgacactgagaggggggtgaatcagtgtgctaaatattttttcacttttcaactgtacccctgatgtggcaatcactatttgcacttcaatagcacagtctattgatgctgcccagagctgctatgtatactactgaccattcttactgttgcatgaaacttactcacataacctgtattgctgcccagagttgtctcataaacctcacacggtaatcactgtcacatacatacacagtcgtatgcacatccacactgcaccaccaagtggtcaggtctaccagatgtacacacccattctgcagccaagcactccaatccacaatacaaatacgagcatacacatccacaacacaagaaatacgtgcttcggccagttgcctacatgcacggagtaatgcccactgtcgggctcagcatttactcaatactaattatgactgcacccacagccaagggaacacattcccagtttccaccaatgacatacaatggctaggtcttcaccctagttttctcagaatgatctgagaggccgcacccacggaaaataggtttaggtagttgtacctaccaaggaacacataacccttgtgtccagcacccactgaacaccaataaaataaagttgggcttataacaatgccctatagtgaagcactcatacatgcaaatttctcccaaatagactacaactatcacttaggcattttatcaaacatcttgcctacaatgatttataataatggaaatttggcaaaagtgaggttaccttggcaaggagtaatcgccggagatgcaataatatcgatctccacttgatgcggaccacaatcacgttgtctcggtgccaccaatgcttcaaccccagttggcacttgggtttcttgaagcaactcacaagaacgaaattctaggttcttcttcttcttcttcttctttcttttctctttgtctttactttcatggagtaacaatgacattcacattcacattcacacacacacaaagagaggaaaaaacttcttctctatttccctcttcttctcttctcttctcttctcttctattttcttttcttttttcttggcaaaaaccaatagaacttgctaccttggtttccagcagcttcctaagcctctaatgggggctatggatgaagtgcaagaggatggaagtctttcattcaaacctttagccttccacgagcttcaactcattttttcgaccacctcagcaacccctctgcctgatttcttcctctgatgtgtagagctcgaagagatgaagaatctccaacttgaatcactcaaatcggagttaagatgagagagatatggccatttgaagttggaccaaccagaacactcaaaatggaatcttcgtaggggtggtgtaggctacaccggggcgcgcgcaacaggggcgaaatctgaccgtagatctcatataaaagatcttataatctgaaccgtcggattaaaccaacggacaatagatccaaaccattaaatttgaatctctATGACGTCATCATGAAGTAGACGCTGACATcatcagaagtgttgtcgatctatgattggttgcttttccggattttaagggagcttgtctcccactcacaaaagagaaatgcatatcgaccgttggatccgaatcctccaagatggctttaatcagatttcattagatcattaagattggaatcttctttatatcttctatacacgcgcgaaacacaataacataacTTGATAAGGTGTAGTGCCAgttcatcaagaattatgcacctaaccaatcaaattttacgctcaagcatctatctcgtcaatatcccaccaaaatctcagcagcctttggatgggcatcaagcctacgtggtcaaATCTTgatcatccatttcacttccctttactcctctttattacaatcaagtcCCTgtctccatatatttcagtgcttaaagactcCTTgtaactcagaccttcaaaatcttgaaattaaacaaaagcccttcaaatttcaaaaataaattccgaaaaatccacccaacaccgagagcaactgatggattttcggtttggattttcgaaccgactttacggaaacacttataactttttcatacgatatccgatcgagatgaaacaaagtgcgtttgaatcgtaactggatgctctacgacttttcagaagactcaatcatctgaatcatccatgtaaaaagaccaaaatgcccctacacttttccaatgacgtatctttctcatacggaattggaatgtgatgaaatcagaaccgttggaaagattgtattttttttatattgttacatgtagaacacttcctttaaaaaattcatcttcaatgccgaaactgccctcgaatgccacaaatgccataacttcttcatgcggtatcggaatgtgacaaaatcaaatgcactggactagataaattacaatctatctttttcatgaaaaaccgatcttccaaaaatgtcattttcactaccaaaaatgccctcgatcgtaaatatgccaattttgccagttttgacccagaaacccgcatcacctattaatgatgtattaaaccactccatgcataccaagctgctctgttatctcatcggtgacactggacactgtcatgtcatcattttgatccacgtcacccaaactggccacgtcatcactgccacgtggcagagttgccaacaaggacaaccataaaacaacatgatGTTGATGTTatctcaatttttatttttttttaaatacacaTAAGGGTACAAATGACAAAAAACAAGGTCAGCCTGATCAGTGGAAAAATCAGGCTCCATCGGGGCCAACCCTGCCCAGCCCAACCTGATTAAGATCAATTGAGGCTAGGTTGCACTGGCAAGAGCCTAACAGGTTTGAGCTTGGGCTGAAATATCTCAGCCCGATTTCAGATCAGGTTGTGTTTGGGTTGAGCTAAGAGGACTCAGGGATGAGCATTAAAACCCGATCGAGCCACCCCTGCCCCATTTCACGCCTAGGTTGAGGCtactttaaaaaattcaaagctGGGATCTAAAATTGGCAGAAAAACggcttaaaaaaaatacaataatgctaatttttttaaagaaaaaaacgaAACTTGTtccgaaaaagaaaaaaagaaaaacaaaactgaaacttactttaaaaaaaaaaaaaaaaaagtgtcaagATTATCACTTATACTATAATTAACTAGAAAAGGGAAGCAAATTAACCTAAAATTCGACCCTGCAAAGCCACCATCCAATTCAATTATCTGTTAAGGTTCTACCTTGGAAAGCGTGCCTCCCCTTCACGTACATTTACATTGCGTATACATTCAGCCGCGTACAGTTGAagatattggtatcaatatcgtATAAGTATTGTCGGTATTCAATATTGATATGATAAATAGTAtcaaatatgatataattattttGAGGAGTCAGGATCAATTTTGAGCTCCCCATGGATAGGAGCTATCTTCTTCATATGAGATCTCACCGTCCTATGAATATATGAACTATAAATATAGTTATTAATACACCATTAAATCGTTATCTAATACCTCATAAATATTGAAATCTTACTTGGTGAGATGATCCAAACTCTATCATTGCCCGAGATTTTCTCTCCATCACTAACCTGAGAAACGGCCGGCGGGTTCTTTTGATCCCCAAATAAAGATGTAAAAACCATTAGAAATCCCTATAAATAACCTTCCAAAGCAATGCATTCTTCCTCGCTTCTTCAACTGATCGATTCCAATAAAAACCATCTCTCTTCTTACCAAGTTTAAAGATCTTAATAATATctcaaggaaggaaggaagaaagatgGGCTACAACAAGGTGATTGCCATGTTCCTTATCTCTGCATTTGTTGTGATGGCTAGTGTTGAAGTTGGCGAGTCCCTCACCGAGTGTGGCAGACAATGTGTGCCTCAATGCTTGAATGTCATCAGTTCGGCTGGTAACAAACAGGGTATCTGTGAGCAAGTTTGCGATAAGGGATGCGCCGTGAATAAACAAAGGATCGATCTCATCTATACAATCATTCAGGACTTGTAAGCCTCCAAATCATATCAGATGATGACTTAATCATCTTATCAATGTTTGAACCTGTTCTACATCTGTGTGTTAGCAATATATGTAAATAAATTTACAGACATAAAAATAGTGGCCTTCCACTGTTTGGGTTTAGGTACTAGGATTGTAAATGTTTGTAAGGCAGGTGGGTCTCAAATAGTTATTAACAATTCTGAACAGGTTTGTTATGTGTTGAGAGTATGAACTTGTTATCTCTAAAGGTGGCAATTTGCTTTTGCAATTTGAGAGAATTACATATATATCTCATGGGGCAATTTGCTCAAGCGAAAGAAGCAAATTTAGAGGTTGGATCAGGTTTTTATACGACCGAAATCGACAAATATGGAATCTGATGAGAATAATTCTCATATGAGAACCTGATCTGCACTCGCAAATTTGACCCCTTCTATGGTCTAAGGTTTCAagtttcatctttttctttctcgaCATAAAGATATGGCAAAAGCTTGGCCCAAACTATTAAACGAAGTAAAATGAGATTGAAGAATCTAAATATGGAGATTAGGCTACAACGATGAGAGGAGGGTCATAGTTATACTGGGGTTGGGTTGTTTACTCTTTTCGTAGCTGAAG is drawn from Macadamia integrifolia cultivar HAES 741 chromosome 7, SCU_Mint_v3, whole genome shotgun sequence and contains these coding sequences:
- the LOC122083938 gene encoding probable calcium-binding protein CML41, with the protein product MSTVIVSKPSSPSKWFSNKSFKLSLPRLRSSKSNVSSPRASQTDQLITTPKTPKNRSRKDQLREVFRYFDSDGDGKISGYELRSYFASIGEYMSHEQAQSVINDLDSDADNLMDFEDFVKLMERDHQGGDDVDEDLRRAFEMFEVEKGSGCITPKGLQTMFSRLGDERSYEECEVMIKKFDLDGNGVLDFHEFNQMMA